Proteins co-encoded in one Candidatus Nomurabacteria bacterium genomic window:
- a CDS encoding penicillin-binding protein, with protein MDLLVFGLAAFIIISAVGLIWISTLEIPDLSAFEERRVLQSTKIYDRTGEILLYDLHQDVRRTIVPFDEMSPFVRNATIAIEDDQFYNHIGIDFMAIIRSMVINLQKTGDPFSGVGGSTITQQVIKNSVLDRDKNLTRKVKEAILSIKLERVMEKDQILEVYLNEAPYGGTIYGVEEAAQSFFGKKAIDLTLPEAAYLAAIPQAPTYFSPYGSHRADLDERQQLVLDRMRLNGFITVDQYNEAKDTTIEFQPQAVTGIRAPHFVMYVVEQLAEKYGEEAMAEQGFRIITTLDWDLQKEAEKIVAQKVASNTEKYNATNGGLVAVDPKTGDLLTMVGSRDYFSEDIDGNFNVTLAPRQPGSSIKPFVYANAFRKGYLPQTVLFDVPTQFSPQCEPDSQSSESPCYAPQNYNHKFVGPISMRNALAQSLNIPAVKTLYLAGLKDTLKFAADMGLTTLNDPDRYGLTLVLGGGEVRLVDMTYAYSVFANAGLKTEPRTILKVEDSRGNVIDEPEVQTHRVLEENVAYMISDVLSDNVARTPLWGNWSIVNFGERDVAVKSGSTNNLRDAWIMGYAPNIAVGAWCGNNDNAAMGGGLSGLITTPMWRAFMDVALAKLPNEEFPEPEINTDGLKPVLRGEYIDTAALLEAMQSKQAAEETNNTRPNRNNRNDTNEDEINSQTIDVAAVYNNIHSILHFVNRDDPTGGYPANPASDPQYENWEYGVQKWNQETFGLLLGTTTPSEN; from the coding sequence ATGGATCTATTGGTTTTTGGCTTAGCAGCCTTTATTATCATTTCCGCTGTTGGCTTAATCTGGATATCTACCCTAGAGATTCCAGACCTTTCCGCATTTGAAGAACGTCGTGTTCTACAATCAACCAAAATTTATGACCGCACCGGTGAAATACTCCTCTATGACCTACACCAAGATGTACGTCGCACTATTGTGCCATTTGATGAAATGTCGCCGTTTGTGCGCAATGCCACTATTGCTATTGAAGATGATCAGTTCTATAACCATATCGGGATCGACTTTATGGCGATTATTCGCTCGATGGTAATCAATCTCCAAAAAACTGGTGATCCTTTTTCTGGCGTTGGCGGCTCTACCATCACCCAACAAGTAATTAAAAACTCTGTTCTTGATCGCGATAAAAACCTTACCCGTAAGGTGAAAGAAGCGATTCTTTCAATCAAACTTGAGCGCGTAATGGAAAAAGACCAGATTCTTGAAGTATATCTAAACGAAGCGCCTTACGGTGGCACAATCTATGGCGTTGAAGAAGCGGCACAATCTTTCTTTGGTAAAAAAGCAATTGATCTCACTCTTCCTGAAGCAGCCTACCTAGCTGCCATCCCACAAGCACCGACTTACTTTTCTCCCTACGGATCACACCGAGCAGACCTCGACGAACGCCAGCAACTAGTTCTCGATCGCATGAGACTAAATGGCTTCATTACCGTAGATCAATACAACGAAGCAAAGGACACTACCATAGAATTCCAACCACAAGCAGTTACAGGAATACGAGCACCTCACTTTGTTATGTATGTTGTTGAACAGTTAGCAGAAAAATATGGTGAAGAAGCAATGGCAGAACAAGGCTTTCGCATCATCACTACACTTGACTGGGATCTGCAAAAGGAAGCCGAGAAAATCGTAGCACAGAAAGTTGCTTCAAATACTGAAAAATACAACGCTACCAACGGTGGCTTAGTAGCAGTCGACCCAAAAACGGGAGACTTACTCACTATGGTTGGTTCACGAGATTATTTCAGTGAAGATATTGATGGTAATTTTAATGTCACCTTGGCACCACGCCAGCCTGGATCATCAATCAAGCCATTCGTGTATGCTAATGCATTTCGAAAAGGATACCTTCCGCAAACTGTACTATTTGATGTACCGACTCAGTTTTCACCACAATGCGAACCAGACAGCCAAAGCTCTGAATCACCTTGTTATGCACCACAAAACTACAACCACAAGTTTGTAGGACCAATCAGTATGCGCAATGCACTGGCTCAATCGCTTAATATTCCAGCAGTTAAAACACTGTATTTAGCAGGCTTGAAAGATACCCTTAAATTTGCGGCTGATATGGGGCTCACAACCCTCAACGACCCAGACCGCTACGGCCTAACGCTCGTACTTGGAGGTGGAGAGGTTCGTCTTGTCGACATGACATACGCCTACAGCGTATTTGCGAATGCGGGTCTAAAAACGGAACCGCGCACCATTTTAAAAGTTGAAGATAGCCGTGGCAACGTTATAGACGAACCTGAAGTACAGACCCATCGTGTACTGGAAGAAAATGTTGCCTATATGATAAGCGATGTTCTTTCAGATAACGTGGCTCGAACTCCTTTATGGGGAAATTGGTCAATTGTAAACTTCGGTGAGCGTGACGTGGCAGTAAAATCTGGCAGCACTAACAACTTACGTGACGCATGGATTATGGGATACGCTCCAAACATCGCAGTTGGTGCTTGGTGTGGCAACAACGACAACGCAGCTATGGGAGGTGGCCTCTCAGGCCTTATTACAACTCCAATGTGGCGCGCTTTCATGGACGTTGCCTTAGCTAAATTGCCGAACGAGGAATTTCCAGAGCCTGAAATTAACACCGATGGATTAAAACCTGTCCTTCGTGGAGAATACATCGACACCGCAGCGCTACTTGAAGCCATGCAGAGTAAGCAAGCTGCTGAAGAAACAAATAATACACGGCCAAATCGCAACAACAGAAATGATACTAACGAGGACGAAATTAATAGCCAAACTATTGATGTTGCAGCGGTCTACAACAACATTCACTCAATTCTTCATTTCGTAAATCGTGATGACCCAACCGGCGGTTACCCAGCCAACCCCGCCAGCGACCCGCAGTACGAAAACTGGGAATATGGGGTGCAGAAGTGGAACCAAGAAACCTTCGGACTTCTCCTTGGCACCACCACCCCATCAGAAAACTAA
- a CDS encoding PrgI family protein, with amino-acid sequence MRFEVPQFIEIEDKIFGPLTWRQFLYLGGGLGMAVVLFITTNLVVFTLLGIPIALLSGALSFYPVNNRPFSFFLEALFNYITKQKLYLWRRNEDVVHKNSAPAAQTTGDGPAGAGKKKNIASLARRLELQAIQKTEQ; translated from the coding sequence ATGCGTTTTGAGGTGCCACAGTTTATTGAAATAGAAGACAAGATATTCGGCCCACTTACTTGGCGACAATTCTTATACCTCGGTGGCGGACTTGGTATGGCAGTAGTTTTGTTTATTACCACCAACTTAGTAGTGTTTACACTACTCGGTATTCCAATCGCGCTGTTGTCTGGAGCACTTTCTTTCTATCCTGTTAACAATCGCCCTTTCTCATTTTTCTTGGAAGCACTCTTCAACTACATCACCAAACAAAAACTATACCTCTGGCGACGCAATGAAGATGTAGTACATAAAAATTCAGCACCAGCAGCACAAACAACCGGCGATGGACCAGCCGGTGCAGGAAAGAAGAAAAACATCGCTTCTTTGGCGAGACGACTAGAATTACAAGCAATCCAAAAGACCGAACAATAA
- the rpmH gene encoding 50S ribosomal protein L34: MSKRTYQPSKRKRATTHGFLVRSASPTGRKIIRARRRKGRAQLTVKKAR; this comes from the coding sequence ATGTCAAAAAGAACCTATCAACCAAGTAAGCGCAAGCGAGCAACAACCCACGGTTTTTTGGTGCGTTCAGCATCACCGACTGGTCGCAAGATTATCCGTGCTCGTCGTCGTAAGGGCCGCGCACAACTTACTGTAAAAAAAGCTCGTTAG
- a CDS encoding conjugal transfer protein TraC has product MGLLDSLQPKSTGNNEEKVSDQLLTLTDIIAPSAISITPRSINISGINARVYYAVSYPRFLNDGWIEPVLNLAKELDVSIFVHPIDTAETLKKFQKKVAEVQSQINIKAEKGEVRDPQLEAAYRNLEDLRDKLQQAEERLFNVGFYLSIYGENESEINKVENEIRGILDSRLVAVKPALFQQEQGLKSILPLANDELLVHSKFNSEPLSSFFPFTSFDLTADTGILYGINRHNSSLVLFDRYSLTNYNSVTFATSGAGKSYGLKLEILRSLMFGTEVIVLDPEREYEYLADATGGRFFNISLSSNHHVNPFDLPPPSEDEDPHDVLRTHVIELVGLFRLMLGGLTPEEETLIDLAIQETYALKDITGDADFGDMEPPLLTDFEMVLAGMDGSSSLITRLQKYTSGTWAGFMNKPTNVDINQKFVVFSLRDMEDELKTIAMYIITNFIWSSIRRRVARRLMVIDEAWWMMKSEDTASFLFSLAKRGRKYYLGIATITQDVDDFLRSPYGVPMITNSSIQFLMKQSPTAIDNIQKTFNLTDEEKFLLLESNVGEGIFFAGLKHVALKVIASYTEDQIITSDPSQLLQIKRAREELQASRM; this is encoded by the coding sequence ATGGGCCTTTTAGATTCACTACAACCAAAATCAACCGGAAACAATGAGGAGAAAGTGAGCGATCAGCTACTCACTCTAACCGACATCATCGCACCGTCAGCAATCAGCATCACTCCCCGCAGCATTAACATCAGCGGCATTAATGCTCGTGTGTATTATGCTGTTTCATACCCGCGTTTTCTAAATGATGGCTGGATTGAACCAGTCCTAAACCTAGCCAAAGAATTAGATGTATCAATCTTCGTACACCCCATCGACACAGCTGAAACGCTCAAAAAATTCCAAAAGAAAGTAGCCGAAGTACAGAGCCAAATCAATATCAAAGCTGAAAAAGGGGAAGTACGCGACCCGCAACTTGAAGCAGCGTATCGCAACCTAGAAGATCTGCGCGATAAACTACAACAAGCGGAAGAGCGGCTTTTTAACGTTGGTTTCTATCTTTCTATTTACGGCGAAAACGAAAGCGAAATCAATAAAGTAGAAAATGAAATTCGCGGCATCCTTGACTCACGTCTCGTAGCAGTAAAACCAGCTCTATTCCAACAAGAGCAAGGACTCAAGAGTATTTTGCCGCTCGCCAATGATGAACTGTTGGTGCATAGCAAATTCAACTCAGAACCACTTTCAAGTTTTTTCCCATTTACTTCATTCGACCTAACCGCGGACACTGGCATTTTGTACGGCATTAACCGCCACAACTCTTCGCTCGTACTTTTCGACCGCTACAGTCTTACCAACTATAACTCAGTGACTTTCGCCACCTCTGGAGCAGGGAAGTCATACGGCCTTAAACTCGAAATCCTTCGTTCGCTTATGTTTGGGACCGAGGTTATTGTGCTCGACCCAGAAAGAGAATATGAATATTTAGCTGACGCGACTGGCGGTCGTTTCTTTAATATTTCACTCTCTTCAAACCACCATGTAAATCCATTTGACCTACCACCGCCAAGTGAGGACGAGGATCCGCACGATGTGCTGCGTACTCATGTGATTGAACTAGTAGGCCTTTTCCGTCTTATGCTCGGCGGCCTCACTCCAGAAGAAGAAACGTTAATCGATCTTGCCATTCAAGAAACATACGCCCTCAAAGACATCACCGGTGATGCTGACTTTGGAGACATGGAACCACCGCTTTTGACTGACTTCGAAATGGTATTAGCTGGTATGGACGGCAGCTCTTCACTTATCACCCGACTGCAAAAGTATACTTCGGGTACTTGGGCCGGCTTCATGAATAAGCCAACCAACGTCGACATCAACCAAAAGTTTGTAGTGTTTTCTCTCCGTGACATGGAAGATGAGCTAAAAACCATCGCGATGTATATCATTACCAACTTCATTTGGAGCTCAATCAGACGGCGCGTTGCAAGACGTCTCATGGTAATCGATGAGGCATGGTGGATGATGAAATCCGAAGACACCGCTTCATTCCTCTTCTCTCTTGCGAAACGTGGTCGAAAATACTATCTCGGTATCGCCACCATAACCCAGGATGTGGACGACTTCCTTCGCTCACCATATGGAGTGCCGATGATCACCAACTCTTCAATCCAGTTCTTAATGAAGCAGTCACCAACCGCGATTGATAATATTCAAAAAACATTCAATCTCACTGACGAGGAAAAGTTCTTGCTTTTAGAATCAAACGTAGGGGAGGGTATCTTCTTTGCAGGCTTAAAACACGTAGCATTAAAAGTGATAGCGTCGTACACTGAAGATCAAATCATCACCTCAGATCCATCGCAACTCCTCCAAATTAAGCGTGCTCGAGAAGAACTGCAAGCTTCACGAATGTAG
- a CDS encoding membrane protein insertase YidC, translating to MFSFIWHTFFFDPIYNALVFFIDVIPGGDVGLAIILTVLLVKTILLPLSIKAAKTQRIVREIEPKLKELKEKHKDDKQQQAQAMMLVYKEAGMNPFASIALVFLQIPIVIALYLAVSRGGGVLLPDINLAILYPFVAAPLEVTMHFLNLIDITERSLFLAIGAGVTQYVYVHLTMPKLPPREAGKVLDMKEEFMRNMQTQMKYVMPFLIVFISYSISAAIALYFMVSNLVSIGQEYFVRKHR from the coding sequence ATGTTCAGTTTTATTTGGCACACGTTTTTCTTTGACCCGATTTATAACGCGCTGGTCTTTTTTATTGATGTTATTCCTGGCGGTGACGTCGGTCTCGCTATTATTTTGACGGTACTTTTAGTAAAGACTATTCTCCTCCCTCTCTCGATTAAAGCTGCTAAAACCCAGCGAATTGTACGTGAGATTGAGCCAAAATTGAAAGAGCTCAAAGAAAAGCATAAAGATGATAAACAACAGCAAGCGCAAGCAATGATGCTGGTTTATAAGGAAGCAGGAATGAATCCATTTGCGAGTATTGCGCTAGTATTTTTACAGATTCCAATTGTGATTGCTTTGTATTTAGCAGTGTCTCGTGGTGGCGGGGTGCTTCTACCAGATATTAACCTAGCGATACTCTATCCTTTTGTGGCGGCACCGCTTGAGGTGACGATGCATTTTCTTAACCTGATAGATATTACCGAGCGAAGTCTATTTTTGGCGATTGGAGCTGGTGTTACACAGTATGTATATGTTCATCTCACTATGCCCAAGCTTCCGCCGCGAGAAGCAGGTAAGGTGCTTGATATGAAAGAGGAGTTCATGCGGAATATGCAAACACAAATGAAGTATGTCATGCCATTTTTGATTGTGTTTATCTCGTACTCAATTTCTGCTGCAATTGCGCTCTACTTTATGGTGAGTAATCTAGTATCAATTGGACAAGAATATTTTGTGCGTAAACACCGGTAG
- the dnaN gene encoding DNA polymerase III subunit beta, with amino-acid sequence MEITIPHSELTKALELVGRISTKHITLPVLQCVLIEAKENSITLQATNLEISIEVTLSGSVAEEGLVAIPAQIFLQSIQFMSQKEVTLRTEEQVLQLETANTNTSIKTFSVDEFPKLHQLQGEELKLQGSSFSYGIKSVAFAASQTSIKPELGSVFVQQKKEHSLTFVATDSFRLMEKTVTQKSLVMDQSIMIPQKNAVELARIIDVVGQDPVFITNENQCALRFPGGVYVSSRLVTGNFPDYAQIIPKEFVTYVTVLKDDLSRSFKKTNVFLNKFRQVSLMITEHSLTISSQNNEVGHTTDTVRAQVEGEELSLSFNQQYIMDPLGHVSDDSVKMSFAGIGRAMVMQGVGDTSFRYLVMPMNK; translated from the coding sequence ATGGAGATAACTATTCCACACAGCGAACTCACTAAAGCTCTCGAGCTAGTGGGGAGGATAAGCACTAAGCACATAACACTACCTGTCTTGCAGTGTGTGTTGATTGAGGCGAAAGAAAATAGCATTACTTTACAAGCAACTAATCTTGAAATTAGTATTGAAGTCACGCTTTCGGGATCAGTAGCAGAGGAGGGTTTAGTGGCGATTCCTGCACAGATTTTTTTGCAGAGTATTCAGTTTATGTCACAAAAAGAAGTGACACTTCGAACTGAAGAACAGGTGCTGCAGCTCGAGACAGCTAATACAAACACCTCAATTAAAACATTTTCTGTTGATGAGTTTCCTAAGTTGCATCAGTTGCAAGGAGAAGAATTGAAGTTGCAAGGTTCTAGTTTTTCATACGGCATAAAAAGTGTAGCGTTTGCGGCGTCTCAAACATCTATAAAGCCAGAGCTTGGTAGTGTGTTTGTACAGCAGAAGAAGGAGCACTCGCTGACGTTTGTTGCAACTGACTCGTTTCGCTTGATGGAGAAGACGGTTACGCAAAAAAGTTTGGTTATGGATCAGTCAATTATGATTCCACAGAAGAATGCTGTTGAGCTCGCTCGTATCATTGATGTGGTGGGTCAGGATCCTGTATTCATTACAAACGAAAACCAGTGCGCACTCCGTTTTCCTGGTGGGGTGTATGTATCGTCTCGGTTGGTAACTGGAAATTTTCCAGATTACGCACAGATTATTCCGAAAGAATTTGTGACATACGTAACGGTGCTTAAAGATGATTTGTCCAGGTCGTTCAAAAAGACTAATGTATTTTTAAATAAGTTCCGTCAAGTATCGCTGATGATTACTGAACATAGTCTCACGATTTCCTCACAAAATAATGAAGTTGGTCATACGACAGATACAGTACGTGCTCAAGTGGAGGGTGAGGAATTGTCACTTAGTTTTAATCAGCAGTACATTATGGATCCTCTTGGGCATGTGAGTGACGATTCGGTTAAGATGAGTTTTGCTGGGATTGGCCGCGCAATGGTGATGCAAGGGGTGGGGGACACGAGTTTTAGGTACTTGGTGATGCCAATGAATAAATAG
- the rnpA gene encoding ribonuclease P protein component, with protein sequence MFKKRERLTRSEFQEYFRTGTRHHSKHVTLITATSSKRKVAVVVGKKVAKSAVKRNLYKRRIFGVLQTIPCTGVLIVIVKPTFATLSRKTAAVVLTTEVARVCKSA encoded by the coding sequence ATGTTTAAAAAGCGCGAACGATTAACAAGGTCTGAATTTCAGGAGTATTTTAGGACGGGTACTAGACATCACAGTAAGCATGTAACACTCATCACCGCCACTTCATCTAAAAGAAAAGTGGCGGTTGTAGTTGGTAAAAAAGTCGCCAAGAGTGCAGTAAAGCGGAATCTATACAAACGTAGGATTTTTGGGGTGTTACAAACTATCCCCTGCACTGGAGTGTTGATTGTGATTGTAAAACCAACGTTTGCTACATTATCGCGCAAAACAGCAGCTGTAGTGCTAACGACTGAGGTTGCTCGGGTGTGTAAAAGTGCGTAG
- the dnaA gene encoding chromosomal replication initiator protein DnaA: MNPISHTASTNSIVHTEQVDVKQLWDDALVKIELSITTANFKTWFRDTYIITLEDGTATIGVPSVFVKDWLQDKFHTMILKTLRDLTPHVRSVEYAVAQRNERKQESTKNQTVNAALPLEDYYINKSDNLNPKYSFDTFVVGPYNALAHAAAKTVSEKPGITYNPLFIYGKTGHGKTHLIQAVGNQIKKTGKKVFYVTSERFAVDYFNALQSGSANSFKDRYRQYDVLIMDDVQFLATKEKTQEELFHLFNALHDNNKQIVFSSDQHPALLNGMEERLQSRFAQGMIVDLPAPDLESRAAILRAKAAQNSITLDDTVVDHLAQSIEGNVRELEGALNTIMCQSQLLGRTLSIDEVRTIIKNSSRPRKTLAITDVVEKVARYYDIDQASIYEKTRRKEVVKPRQIIMYILREDFQVSYPAIGKKLGGRDHTTVIHSCEKIKQELKGSSELEEEITQVRLLLK; encoded by the coding sequence ATGAACCCTATCTCACACACAGCATCAACCAACAGTATCGTTCATACCGAACAAGTAGATGTAAAGCAGCTTTGGGATGATGCGCTCGTAAAGATTGAACTCTCTATCACCACCGCCAACTTCAAGACCTGGTTCCGTGACACTTATATTATTACTCTCGAAGACGGCACTGCTACTATTGGAGTACCAAGCGTGTTTGTGAAGGATTGGCTACAAGATAAGTTTCACACCATGATTCTCAAAACCCTGCGCGACCTAACCCCACACGTGCGCAGCGTGGAATACGCCGTAGCCCAACGCAACGAGCGCAAGCAAGAATCAACTAAAAACCAAACCGTCAACGCTGCGCTACCGCTTGAAGACTACTACATCAACAAGAGCGATAACTTAAACCCTAAATATTCTTTCGATACGTTTGTAGTCGGCCCATACAACGCTCTTGCGCACGCTGCTGCTAAAACAGTAAGTGAAAAGCCGGGGATTACCTATAATCCACTCTTTATTTATGGCAAGACTGGCCATGGTAAAACTCACCTCATTCAAGCCGTTGGGAATCAAATTAAAAAAACTGGCAAGAAAGTATTCTACGTTACTTCTGAGCGTTTTGCGGTTGATTATTTCAACGCCCTACAGAGTGGTAGTGCCAACAGCTTCAAAGATCGCTACCGACAGTACGACGTACTCATTATGGACGATGTACAGTTCCTGGCTACTAAAGAAAAAACTCAAGAGGAGCTCTTCCATCTCTTTAATGCTTTGCACGACAACAACAAACAAATTGTTTTTTCAAGCGACCAACATCCGGCTCTTTTAAATGGGATGGAGGAGCGTCTACAGTCACGCTTCGCTCAAGGCATGATTGTTGACCTACCCGCACCGGATCTTGAGTCTCGCGCTGCTATCTTGCGCGCAAAAGCTGCTCAAAACAGCATAACACTCGATGACACAGTGGTTGACCACCTCGCCCAGAGCATTGAAGGTAATGTGCGGGAACTTGAAGGCGCCCTTAACACCATCATGTGTCAATCACAGCTTCTTGGTCGCACACTTTCAATTGATGAAGTACGAACCATCATCAAGAACAGCTCTCGACCACGAAAAACACTAGCCATTACTGACGTAGTTGAAAAAGTCGCTCGCTACTACGATATCGACCAGGCGAGTATCTATGAAAAGACGCGGCGTAAAGAAGTAGTGAAACCACGCCAAATCATTATGTACATCCTGCGTGAAGATTTTCAGGTATCATATCCAGCTATTGGAAAGAAGCTTGGTGGCCGCGATCACACCACTGTCATTCACTCATGTGAAAAGATCAAACAAGAGCTGAAAGGTAGCAGTGAACTGGAAGAAGAAATCACGCAAGTCAGATTACTCTTAAAATAA